Proteins found in one Misgurnus anguillicaudatus chromosome 3, ASM2758022v2, whole genome shotgun sequence genomic segment:
- the fabp2 gene encoding fatty acid-binding protein, intestinal has translation MAFNGAWKVDRSENYEKFMEQMGINMVKRKLAAHDNLKITLEQTGDKFNVKEVSTFRTVEINFTLGVTFEYSLADGTELTGSWVLDGDMLKGTFTRKDNGKVLTTTRKIIGDELVQTYNYEGVDARRIFKRA, from the exons ATGGCCTTCAACGGTGCCTGGAAAGTGGACCGCAGTGAGAACTATGAGAAGTTTATGGAACAGATGG GCATTAACATGGTAAAGAGGAAACTGGCTGCTCATGACAACCTGAAGATCACCCTGGAGCAAACCGGTGATAAGTTTAACGTGAAGGAAGTTAGCACTTTCCGCACGGTGGAAATAAACTTCACCCTTGGCGTCACCTTTGAATATTCTCTGGCAGATGGCACTGAGCTCACT GGATCCTGGGTCTTAGATGGTGACATGCTGAAGGGAACCTTTACTCGCAAAGACAACGGAAAGGTGCTAACAACAACCAGGAAGATTATTGGTGATGAACTTGTACAG ACATATAACTATGAAGGTGTTGATGCCAGGAGGATTTTCAAAAGGGCTTAA